The stretch of DNA GAATCACGGCAATTACTCAACTAGTCTACTCAAAAGTTATGCTTGTATGAGAACCACCTTACAGGAGTACAACAATCGGGATATGCATACGATTATGTGGTGTACCTATGGCTTACTCAACTGttatagaaaatttaaaaaagtaatattacAAAACAGAATCCCAAATCGAGAATCCAAGTTATGCCAAGTGttcctttctaaaaagtatatatttagaCGAATACTTTTCgtaatatttgaatatttgtaGGTAAATCTTAAAGCCAACTACAAGTAACTAGTAATCTCATTGAATCTTAATATTTCCCCGAATTTTCCCTTCTAATATTGCTATTGCTTTAGCGTTAAAAATTCAAACGaaacaaaactaaaagagagctaataaaaatttgatGAAAACGGATATGTTgctaaaataatgaaaatgtaCCTTTGAATAGAATTCTGCGATCGATTCTTTTCTAGCGTAGCACAAATTCCTTATAGTTGGTAAAGCAGAAACAAAAACGAGATGAAGAATGATCGTCGTGGCACAAAATGCgaaattaagttaagtttttccGAAAATTCGAGAATCCAGCTCCTTGttctttttgtatatataagtACATAAAAGgcaacaaatttaattggtaactaataaaaggaaaaaacaaaacatacgctttctttaaaaataatcgaaCAACTTTGTCCTGTGTTGCGTTTAAAGAAGATTCCTAAATTCTATTGAAAATCACATAGTCTGAGGTTTTTTTCACAGTTATTGAATAACCAGCCTGTTCTGCTTGGAGTTCGGAATGTACTCCTCTTTGTACTGCTCGAACATCTTCTCTAGTGCTTCAATCACCTGTGCATGGATTTTATCCACATAGTCGGCATCGGGAGTATCGCTTTTTACCACATCGATGGGGGATCCAACTGAAATTATAGGATCACTGATTGGAGACGAAGTAGGGGAtatattaaaagtattttgaaCTCACCAACTTGTACAATACGTTTGCGATAAGGCAATATGCCATAGTTGTAGTTGAAAATACCCCGACCCTTGGGAAGGAGCGGAGAAATACCTGTGACTTTCTTTACCCCATTTTGAAAGCGTCGGAGCAGGGAGTTCGGAGGATTGTCCACCTGATCGAATATATCCACCTCGCCAAAGGAAAACGAGGGCACAATCGACGAACTACAATCATTACTTGAGATTCTACATTATGTTCCATTACTTACCCGGTTCGAATGGCCATTTTGACGAAACCCTTACGATTTTTTAAGGTCAAAATATACTTTCCAGGATGCGAGTCCATGGCCTCCTGGGCTCCACCTACCAGTACAGCCACCGCATTCGATGTAAAACCATCTCGATTATCCCTATGCTTGGGATCATTCGAtttgcttagtaaataaaccaGTGACTCCTTGGAAACCGACACCATGCCCCACCACCGCAATATATCACGTAAAAGAGGGGTCTTGAAATGATGATCCAGGGTTCCAATCTTTGGTCGAACTTGTGGGAAGAGCTCTAGCCAGTTTTCAATGTCCAAGCTCATGTTGATACAAGTTCCAGTCCTTGTAAAGGAATAAAGATTTGATAACATACAATCAGTTTATGGTCTAATAGTTCGCTTACCCAAGTATTCCGTGTGGAAAACTAGCtacaatataatttttgtttgccgGCAGTTCAGCTGTCTTTACAAGCTCAACGGGAAAATAGTTCCGATATCTCCGAATAGTGCGGTAAAATAGCCAGCTAGAGAAAATTGATAGTGTTATTATCtctgcagttgcagtttcaCCCATTTCCATCACTTACCCATTGCCCTCCATAATACCGTAGTTTTTCTTGTaatccaaatatatttttacaaaatagaTTAAAAGTAGACTGCGCAGGAACAGTCCACCGTAGTACTAAAAGAAAGAGCAAAAAGGAAGATctcaaattattaatttaatttagcttACGTCTAAGAATTACATTTAACGGCATTTCAAACGTTACGCTTTaaacaaacttaaaatttcactTTGTGGAACTTTTGGCCATTCCTTTTGTCTTTTTAATACTAATTGCAATtccaaaatttctttaaaaattaccaGGAGCAAAGCAACTGTGAAGCAGGAAGATATGGGTAGCGTGAAGAAAGTATAGGTGAAGAACGCCGTGACAAGGGTCTGGAGACGCCGGTCCAGCGGAACTCGTAGAGGAATCCATTCGATTTTCATGTTGAAATCAACCGATCTTCTGCCCAAAGACGCGACTATTTCGACGAGTTTCCAGCGACTGAGCGATCGCTCAGAAGCGACAAACAATTTCCAGGGTGTAACAGCTGTACTTATCCTTATCAACGCAACGACCCGCCTCTTCGGGGCGACCCATAAGAGTCGTTAACAGTTTGAGAACCTCACTCGAGTGATAAGTCATTGATAATTTCTTAAGCCCAGACACTTGATATTACAAACTAAGTGAGTATGGTGTAAGATTACGTCACTGTGTGCAGATGCTCCGAAAATTAGTCCATTTCATACAGATTTATATGCTCAAATTAAAGTCAAATAAGCCTGATAAGGCTCAATTAACAGTTATTTTGAGTGGTTGTAAATTCTGATTACGATCTTAACAGGTTGCTTATAATCGGAGAATGCTGAATCATATCTTGGGTGCCGGTACTATTCCCATGTTTACAGTAGTACGCCGGCCACAGACATTACTATCGTGAACCATTCTTGACCTTTACCCGTAGAACTTTATGTTTAAGTCACACGTTTTCGCGGTGCTTCGCAACAGTCAAAATACTCATTGTTTTGTGCGTACCCCAACAATGAGTTCTTCGATAAGGGGTCTGGTTTGATTTTGTCGCAGTTCTACTAGAGATCTGTGTCGCCCTTATCAGGCGAGTGTCTCATTCACACAACTGCTGATTCATGCAGGCGCCTGTTACATTGAACTGGAAGTAATATGGTAAGTATTATGAGCACGcacttttctttatttgatGTAAACTAAAGAATTGGGATTGGAGCTGCATATTGAATTTCACAAGAACTAGTCATGTTCCCATATTGAAAGCATTATCATAATTACGAATTTAGTTTTGCTTTATTAAAAACGTTTTGATATGCCAAAACTGCAGTTGGCATAGTAAacaatcaaaataataaaaccatTAAACAATAATCTTTTGTATTAACAATtcctaaacattttttaattactgtAAAACCAATTTGGCACTCGTAGAATTCTGTAAATATTTGTCTTTGTGCTGTTCAAATAGTTTTTCCAGGGCCTCAATGACCTGTCCATGCACTTTGTCCACATACTCTGGGTCGGGTTGATCGCTCTTTACAACATCAATGGGGGAACCAACTaggaaatgcaaataaattatatacttAGTAACTCATTTTCTGTAGAGAAAATGAAAGCTTTTACTTACCAACTTGGACAATGCGTCGTCGAAACGGCAGAAAGCCAAAGGTGTAGTTGAAGAAACCTCGACCCACTGGGATCAAAGGGGAAACACCGGTGAGTTTCTTAACTACATTCTGAACCCGACGGAGCAGGGAATCTGGGGGATTGGCCACCTGATCGAAAATGTCCACTTCGCCAAAGGAAAACGAAGGCACAATCGATGAACTAGAATCAGAGAGATGTtagtaagaatttttttttaattttacaaccCGGTACTCACCCCGTTCGAATTGCCATTTTAACAAAACCCTTCCTGTTCTTtaaggttaaaatatattgtcCAGGATGCGAGTCCATTGCCTCCTGGGCACCACCAACCAGTATAGCCACCGCATTCGAGGTAAATCCATCGCGATTGTCCTTGTGTTTAGGATCATTTGATTTGCTGAGCATTCGGATTAGGGCCTCTTTGGATACGGAGACTAAGCCCCAGCATCGAAGGACTTCTCGCATGAAAGGCACATGGAAATGCTGATCCAGAGTGCCTAGTTTTGGTCGCACTTGGGGGAATAACTCCAGCCACTTGGAGATTTCCACACCCATGTTAATACCTATGCCCGTTCTACAATTCCAACCAGtgtctatttatatttaaacgaTTAGATTGGCTATCTGTCAATGTACTTACCCCAAAATTCCATGGGGAAAGCTGGCCAAGATGTAGTTCTTATTAGCCGGCAGGTCGGCGGTTTTGACCAACTCCACGGGAAAGTAATCGCGATAGCGGCGATGTAAGAGGTTAGT from Drosophila takahashii strain IR98-3 E-12201 chromosome 2R, DtakHiC1v2, whole genome shotgun sequence encodes:
- the LOC108067804 gene encoding 2-acylglycerol O-acyltransferase 2-A gives rise to the protein MKIEWIPLRVPLDRRLQTLVTAFFTYTFFTLPISSCFTVALLLYYGGLFLRSLLLIYFVKIYLDYKKNYGIMEGNGWLFYRTIRRYRNYFPVELVKTAELPANKNYIVASFPHGILGTGTCINMSLDIENWLELFPQVRPKIGTLDHHFKTPLLRDILRWWGMVSVSKESLVYLLSKSNDPKHRDNRDGFTSNAVAVLVGGAQEAMDSHPGKYILTLKNRKGFVKMAIRTGSSIVPSFSFGEVDIFDQVDNPPNSLLRRFQNGVKKVTGISPLLPKGRGIFNYNYGILPYRKRIVQVVGSPIDVVKSDTPDADYVDKIHAQVIEALEKMFEQYKEEYIPNSKQNRLVIQ
- the Dgat2 gene encoding diacylglycerol O-acyltransferase 2 isoform X1 → MRAHPIKPKTDKDKYKFNTGQIDRRWISYRSVVGEPPKEQLVDLFGHYWSEVNMKIEWAPLRVPLERRLQILVTAFFTSMLLILLSVSFLLVAGSLIYGGLLLRSLMVIYLAYVYVHHKKTQSVVDGNGWMITRTNLLHRRYRDYFPVELVKTADLPANKNYILASFPHGILGTGIGINMGVEISKWLELFPQVRPKLGTLDQHFHVPFMREVLRCWGLVSVSKEALIRMLSKSNDPKHKDNRDGFTSNAVAILVGGAQEAMDSHPGQYILTLKNRKGFVKMAIRTGSSIVPSFSFGEVDIFDQVANPPDSLLRRVQNVVKKLTGVSPLIPVGRGFFNYTFGFLPFRRRIVQVVGSPIDVVKSDQPDPEYVDKVHGQVIEALEKLFEQHKDKYLQNSTSAKLVLQ
- the Dgat2 gene encoding diacylglycerol O-acyltransferase 2 isoform X2, whose amino-acid sequence is MVIYLAYVYVHHKKTQSVVDGNGWMITRTNLLHRRYRDYFPVELVKTADLPANKNYILASFPHGILGTGIGINMGVEISKWLELFPQVRPKLGTLDQHFHVPFMREVLRCWGLVSVSKEALIRMLSKSNDPKHKDNRDGFTSNAVAILVGGAQEAMDSHPGQYILTLKNRKGFVKMAIRTGSSIVPSFSFGEVDIFDQVANPPDSLLRRVQNVVKKLTGVSPLIPVGRGFFNYTFGFLPFRRRIVQVVGSPIDVVKSDQPDPEYVDKVHGQVIEALEKLFEQHKDKYLQNSTSAKLVLQ